The following proteins are encoded in a genomic region of Nitrospiraceae bacterium:
- a CDS encoding glutathione peroxidase, whose product MPNPNPFAPRYAFLASLCGLAILGGCGQDYTTPLGEAVANEPPPQVSPSDQQPSKIDITKDKTPSQIYDFIMEDIENKPRSLSEFKGQVIMIVNTASFCGNTPQYAGLQTLYERYRDQGFTILAFPANDFGKQEPGDNKEIAEFCYTKYSLEFPLFSKITVLGEQKHPLYRYLTEDTNFKGEITWNFQKFLINRKGTVIARYDPRQKPLSPEIVNDIENTLQSS is encoded by the coding sequence ATGCCAAACCCAAATCCATTCGCTCCGCGTTATGCCTTTTTAGCCAGCTTGTGTGGTCTGGCAATTCTTGGCGGATGCGGCCAAGACTATACCACCCCTTTAGGAGAAGCCGTTGCCAATGAACCTCCGCCTCAAGTAAGCCCTTCGGACCAACAACCGTCAAAAATCGATATCACAAAGGATAAGACCCCATCACAGATTTACGACTTCATCATGGAAGATATTGAGAATAAACCACGCTCACTTAGCGAGTTCAAGGGACAAGTCATTATGATCGTAAATACGGCAAGCTTTTGTGGAAATACGCCGCAATATGCCGGACTACAAACGTTATATGAACGATACCGTGACCAGGGATTTACGATTTTGGCCTTTCCCGCAAATGACTTTGGCAAACAGGAACCTGGAGACAACAAGGAAATCGCGGAATTTTGCTATACAAAGTATTCCTTGGAATTTCCGTTGTTTAGTAAAATCACTGTACTGGGAGAACAGAAGCACCCCCTCTATCGCTATCTCACCGAAGACACCAACTTTAAAGGTGAGATTACATGGAATTTCCAAAAATTCCTTATTAACCGCAAGGGAACTGTCATTGCCAGATATGATCCGAGACAAAA